The following are encoded together in the Scyliorhinus torazame isolate Kashiwa2021f chromosome 6, sScyTor2.1, whole genome shotgun sequence genome:
- the LOC140425843 gene encoding polycomb complex protein BMI-1-like, with amino-acid sequence MELPEYTLKGLQLLADPSHFSNKTFHILVEAAFESLINPQTDGAVFGHAELGNLDLTLLKQCHVAIATCVLEAGKQNADISTISTLLEDCRFGGERIDIFCAAYQKYKDKVETLLGSLGRFPSHIIDASWRLEYHIRNNHLHKINQAAYLLTLNVENGESRPAQDVTFSCTMEQLQDLLGKLKDAAKSMEKANSQSSYFYLGFLRSSEPRLHLFLFSKLKTKCEGSFEMALPERGHFSQKMHRTTRIKITELNPHLMCVLCGGYFIDATTIIECLHSFCKTCIVRYLETSKYCPICDVQVHKTRPLLNIRSDKTLQDIVYKLVPGLFKDEMKRRRDFYAAHPSADAANGSNEDRGEVTEEEKRIITDDEIISLSIEFYEQNKTERKGIAEKEKTKDEMNDKRYLRCPAAMTVMHLRKFLRSKMDIPQAFQIDVMYEDEPLKDYYTLMDIAYIYAWRRNGPLPLKYRVRPTCKRTKIGHQQDGLNNTSGEIESDSGSDKANSPAAAPSTSSSLPSPCTPGQSPHPHFPHISTTMNGSSSVNTNHQIPFSNNRARNSSVNGSSASSG; translated from the exons ATGGAGCTGCCAGAGTACACTCTGAAAGGGCTGCAATTGCTGGCCGATCCCAGCCACTTCTCCAACAAAACATTCCACATTTTAGTGGAAGCGGCTTTCGAGAGCCTCATAAACCCACAAACAGACGGAGCAGTATTTG GCCATGCAGAGCTGGGAAATTTGGACTTGACTTTGCTGAAACAATGCCATGTAGCCATCGCCACCTGCGTATTGGAGGCAGGAAAACAAAACGCCGACATATCGACTATAAG CACGTTGCTTGAAGACTGTAGATTTGGAGGAGAAAGAATAGACATATTTTGCGCAGCATACCAG AAGTACAAAGATAAAGTGGAAACCTTACTCGGAAG TTTAGGAAGATTTCCTTCTCATATCATTGATGCTTCTTGGCGCCTGGAGTATCACATTAGG AATAACCATCTTCACAAAATCAACCAAGCGGCATATTTATTAACCTTGAATGTTGAG AATGGTGAGTCTCGGCCAGCTCAGGATGTTACTTTCAGTTGTACAATGGAGCAGTTGCAG GATCTTTTGGGGAAGTTGAAGGATGCAGCTAAAAGCatggagaaggcga ATAGCCAAAGCTCCTACTTCTACCTTGGCTTTCTTCGCTCATCCGAGCCGCGTTTGCATTTGTTTCTGTTTTCCAAATTGAAGACAAAATGCGAG GGCTCATTTGAAATGGCG CTTCCAGAACGCGGCCATTTTAGTCAGAAAATGCACCGAACAACACGGATCAAAATAACAGAACTGAATCCTCActtgatgtgtgtgttgtgtggaggATACTTCATAGATGCAACAACCATCATTGAGTGTCTCCATTCAT TTTGTAAGACCTGCATCGTCCGCTACTTGGAAACAAGCAAGTACTGTCCTATTTGTGATGTGCAAGTTCACAAAACTAGGCCTCTTCTTAACATCAG GTCAGATAAAACATTACAAGATATTGTATATAAATTAGTTCCTGGCCTTTTCAAAG ATGAAATGAAACGTAGAAGGGACTTCTATGCAGCTCATCCTTCTGCTGATG CAGCAAATGGCTCTAATGAAGACAGGGGTGAAGTTACAGAAGAAGAAAAGAGGATTATAACAGATGATGAAATCATTAGCTTGTCAATAGAATTTTATGAACAAAATAA GACTGAACGAAAAGGAATTGCAGAAAAAGAAAAGACAAAAGATGAG ATGAATGACAAGAGATATTTGCGGTGCCCAGCAGCCATGACTGTGATGCATTTAAGAAAATTCCTGAGGAGTAAAATGGATATTCCTCAAGCATTCCAG ATTGATGTTATGTATGAAGATGAACCATTGAAAGATTACTACACTCTAATGGATATTGCCTACATTTACGCATGGAGGAGG AATGGACCACTTCCTCTAAAATATCGCGTCCGGCCAACATGCAAAAGAACTAAGATTGGTCATCAACAAGATGGATTAAATAACACCAGTGGGGAAATAgaaagtgactctgggagtgataaGGCTAATAGCCCAGCTGCTGCACCATCCACATCATCTTCACTGCCCAGTCCCTGtactccagggcagtcaccacatcCACACTTTCCTCATATATCTACTACCATGAATGGTTCCTCCAGCGTCAATACCAATCATCAAATTCCATTCAGCAACAACAGAGCACGCAATTCATCTGTCAATGGCTCATCGGCATCATCAGGCTGA